One segment of Phragmites australis chromosome 13, lpPhrAust1.1, whole genome shotgun sequence DNA contains the following:
- the LOC133888826 gene encoding homeobox-leucine zipper protein HOX17-like codes for MMERAEDLGLSLSLSSSLAPHTHHVAMLLRSPEKRFMEMPLLPAKRSELAAEEGLRGGSDEEDGGCGIDGSRKKLRLSKDQSAVLENSFREHPTLNTRQKATLAQQLGLRPRQVEVWFQNRRARTKLKQTEVDCEFLKRCCETLTEENRRLQKEVQELRALKLVSPHLYMHMSPPTTLTMCPSCERVSNANSTGTADRRSGTVNTASEVPICHRPIAVRPQQS; via the exons ATGATGGAAAGGGCCGAGGACTTAGGGCTCAGCCTCAGCCTCAGCTCATCTCTTGCTCCTCACACTCACCATGTCGCCATGCTGCTCCGCTCTCCAG agaagagattcATGGAGATGCCACTGCTCCCCGCGAAACGGAGCGAGCTCGCCGCTGAGGAGGGCCTGCGTGGTGGCAGCGACGAGGAGGACGGTGGCTGCGGCATCGACGGCTCACGGAAGAAGCTCCGTCTGTCCAAGGACCAGTCAGCCGTGCTCGAGAACAGCTTCCGGGAGCACCCCACTCTCAACACT AGGCAGAAGGCAACCTTGGCGCAGCAGCTCGGCCTGCGGCCCCGTCAGGTCGAGGTGTGGTTCCAGAACAGACGCGCAAG GACGAAGCTGAAGCAGACGGAGGTGGACTGCGAGTTCCTGAAGCGCTGCTGCGAGACGCTGACCGAGGAGAACCGGCGGCTGCAGAAAGAGGTGCAGGAACTCCGCGCGCTCAAGCTTGTCTCGCCGCACCTCTACATGCACATGTCCCCACCCACCACCCTCACCATGTGCCCCTCCTGCGAACGCGTCTCCAACGCCAACTCCACCGGCACCGCCGACCGCCGCTCGGGTACCGTCAACACGGCCAGCGAAGTCCCCATCTGCCATCGCCCGATCGCCGTCCGGCCGCAGCAGTCATGA